A window of the Streptomyces albireticuli genome harbors these coding sequences:
- the pstB gene encoding phosphate ABC transporter ATP-binding protein PstB, translated as MAKRIDVSGLSAFYGAHKAIDDISMTVEPRSVTAFIGPSGCGKSTFLRTLNRMHEVTPGGRVEGKVMLDDENLYGAGVDPVSVRRTVGMVFQRPNPFPTMSIYENVAAGIRLNGDRVRKSEMDAIVERSLQGANLWKEVKDRLNKPGAGLSGGQQQRLCIARAIAVEPQVLLMDEPCSALDPISTLAIEDLIGELKERFTIVIVTHNMQQAARVSDRTAFFNLAGVGQPGKLVEIDDTERIFSNPSVQATEDYISGRFG; from the coding sequence ATGGCCAAGCGAATCGACGTCAGCGGCCTCTCCGCGTTCTACGGCGCCCACAAGGCCATCGACGACATCTCGATGACCGTCGAGCCCCGCTCCGTGACGGCCTTCATCGGCCCGTCCGGCTGCGGAAAGTCCACCTTCCTGCGCACCCTGAACCGGATGCACGAGGTCACCCCCGGCGGCCGCGTGGAGGGCAAGGTGATGCTGGACGACGAGAACCTCTACGGCGCCGGCGTCGACCCGGTCTCCGTGCGCCGCACGGTCGGCATGGTCTTCCAGCGCCCGAACCCGTTCCCGACCATGTCCATCTACGAGAACGTGGCCGCGGGCATCCGGCTCAACGGCGACCGCGTCCGCAAGTCCGAGATGGACGCGATCGTGGAGCGGTCCCTCCAGGGCGCCAACCTCTGGAAGGAGGTCAAGGACCGGCTGAACAAGCCGGGAGCGGGCCTCTCCGGCGGCCAGCAGCAGCGCCTGTGCATCGCGCGGGCGATCGCCGTGGAGCCCCAGGTCCTGCTGATGGACGAGCCCTGCTCGGCGCTCGACCCGATCTCCACCCTCGCCATCGAGGACCTGATCGGCGAGCTCAAGGAGCGCTTCACGATCGTGATCGTCACGCACAACATGCAGCAGGCCGCGCGCGTGTCGGACCGTACGGCCTTCTTCAACCTCGCGGGCGTCGGCCAGCCGGGCAAGCTGGTCGAGATCGACGACACGGAGCGGATCTTCTCCAACCCGTCGGTGCAGGCCACGGAGGACTACATCTCGGGCCGCTTCGGCTGA
- a CDS encoding bifunctional lytic transglycosylase/C40 family peptidase, translated as MRKLWVGVGVGIGMCLCFIGLLVVGVYSAAGNLFGENGSGRSVGLAEGAVPAQFQQLVRDWGNLCPALNPAILAAQIYSESAWNPKAVSPADARGIAQFIPATWDSHAIDANKDGKRDIWDPQDAIPSAAVYDCALAKDVKGVPGDLADNMLASYNAGPYAVIQHRGVPPYSETRGYVKAIRTLEKSFARPVGRVAPSQQAAGAIYYAQEKLNTPYLWGGDGTAEDGGRFDCSGLTKAAYASVGIELPRVANDQWNAGAHPRRDELLPGDLVFFAYDLKDPRSIHHVGLYVGGGYMINAPYTGAVIRFDKIDSPDYIGATRVTQDGAKALAGGKAA; from the coding sequence GTGCGGAAGCTCTGGGTGGGCGTGGGTGTCGGGATCGGGATGTGCCTGTGTTTCATCGGGCTGCTCGTCGTCGGCGTGTACTCGGCCGCGGGGAATCTGTTCGGCGAAAACGGAAGCGGGCGTTCCGTGGGGCTCGCGGAAGGCGCGGTGCCCGCGCAGTTCCAGCAGCTCGTGCGGGACTGGGGGAATCTCTGCCCCGCGCTCAACCCCGCGATCCTGGCCGCGCAGATCTACTCGGAGAGCGCCTGGAACCCCAAGGCCGTGAGCCCGGCGGACGCCCGTGGGATAGCGCAGTTCATCCCCGCCACCTGGGATTCGCACGCCATCGACGCCAACAAGGACGGCAAGCGCGACATCTGGGATCCGCAGGACGCCATCCCCTCGGCGGCGGTGTACGACTGCGCGCTGGCCAAGGACGTCAAGGGCGTGCCCGGTGACCTGGCCGACAACATGCTCGCGTCGTACAACGCCGGTCCGTACGCCGTCATCCAGCACCGCGGGGTGCCGCCCTACAGCGAGACCCGGGGCTATGTGAAGGCCATCCGCACCCTGGAGAAGAGCTTCGCGCGGCCGGTCGGCCGGGTGGCGCCCTCGCAGCAGGCGGCCGGGGCGATCTACTACGCCCAGGAGAAGCTCAACACGCCCTACCTCTGGGGCGGCGACGGAACGGCCGAGGACGGCGGCCGGTTCGACTGCTCGGGGCTGACCAAGGCCGCGTACGCCTCCGTGGGCATCGAGCTGCCCCGGGTCGCCAACGACCAGTGGAACGCCGGCGCGCACCCCCGGCGGGACGAGCTGCTCCCCGGGGACCTGGTGTTCTTCGCCTACGACCTGAAGGATCCGCGCAGCATCCACCACGTGGGGCTGTACGTGGGCGGCGGGTACATGATCAACGCTCCGTACACGGGGGCCGTCATCCGTTTCGACAAGATCGACTCACCGGACTACATCGGGGCGACCCGGGTCACCCAGGACGGTGCGAAAGCCCTGGCCGGCGGCAAGGCGGCCTGA
- a CDS encoding SCO6880 family protein yields the protein MQAPSQPIAARRTYLIGRARPNAVVGKNRETGEIALIIAGAFLGMMSGLLVPILPLRILALTGFPTLALAAVYVPYKHRTFYKWFEINRTYKRTLRRGTTYRSGAAEAGTRLDGREFDVGPPPGIGRINWLAAPFGPDEIAVLLHADRRTVTAAIEIEGPGVGLRDSEDQEALVDRFGTLLKHVANGDGYVTRLQILARTLPADPDAHAKDVERRGNVNSPKWLQDSYEQLQSMVSTSSEQHRAYLVACMHYTRELASEAQAIARASRHERGSRRLDRDGGLAVVMARELTDICARLAEADIRVRQPLGQGRLASLVHSMYDPDHPIDHIQAMTQRNAWPAELDAMEPTYLQAKTRESSTRAPWCHATAWVKEWPMTPVGVNFLAPLLVHTPDVIRTVAVCMDLEPTDVAIERMLTEKTNDDADASRAAKMNRVVDPRDVAHHSRVDQRGEDLASGAAGVNLVGYITVSSRSPEALARDKRTIRASAGKSYLKLEWCDREHHRAFVNTLPFATGIRR from the coding sequence ATTCAGGCACCGTCCCAGCCGATCGCGGCCCGCCGTACATATCTGATCGGCCGCGCTCGTCCCAACGCGGTCGTCGGCAAGAACCGGGAGACCGGCGAGATCGCGCTGATCATCGCCGGAGCGTTCCTGGGCATGATGAGCGGCCTCCTGGTGCCGATCCTCCCGCTGCGGATCCTCGCCCTCACCGGGTTCCCGACGCTGGCGCTGGCGGCCGTCTACGTGCCGTACAAGCACCGCACCTTCTACAAATGGTTTGAGATCAACCGCACGTACAAGCGGACCCTGCGCCGGGGTACGACGTACCGCTCGGGCGCGGCCGAGGCCGGCACCCGCCTGGACGGGCGGGAGTTCGATGTCGGCCCGCCGCCCGGCATCGGCCGGATCAACTGGCTGGCCGCGCCGTTCGGCCCGGACGAGATCGCGGTGCTGCTGCACGCCGACCGCCGCACGGTCACCGCCGCGATCGAGATCGAGGGGCCGGGTGTCGGCCTGCGCGACTCGGAGGACCAGGAGGCCCTGGTCGACCGCTTCGGGACGCTGCTCAAGCATGTGGCCAACGGCGACGGCTATGTGACGCGGTTGCAGATACTGGCCCGCACGCTGCCCGCCGACCCCGACGCGCACGCCAAGGACGTCGAGCGGCGCGGGAACGTCAACTCCCCCAAGTGGCTCCAGGACTCGTACGAGCAGCTCCAGTCGATGGTGTCGACCTCCTCCGAGCAGCACCGCGCCTACCTCGTCGCCTGCATGCACTACACCCGGGAACTGGCCTCCGAGGCACAGGCCATCGCGCGCGCCTCCCGGCACGAGCGCGGCAGCCGGCGGCTGGACCGGGACGGCGGCCTCGCCGTCGTCATGGCCCGCGAGCTGACCGACATCTGCGCCCGGCTCGCCGAGGCCGACATCCGGGTCCGGCAGCCGCTCGGCCAGGGGCGCCTGGCGTCCCTGGTGCACTCCATGTACGACCCGGACCACCCCATCGACCACATCCAGGCGATGACCCAGCGCAACGCGTGGCCGGCCGAGCTGGACGCCATGGAGCCGACCTACCTCCAGGCCAAGACGCGCGAGTCGTCAACACGGGCACCCTGGTGTCACGCCACCGCGTGGGTGAAGGAGTGGCCGATGACACCCGTGGGGGTCAACTTCCTCGCGCCCCTGCTCGTCCACACCCCCGACGTCATCCGGACGGTCGCGGTCTGCATGGACCTGGAGCCGACCGACGTCGCCATCGAGCGGATGCTCACCGAGAAGACGAACGACGACGCGGACGCCTCCCGCGCCGCCAAGATGAACCGGGTCGTCGACCCCCGTGACGTCGCCCACCACTCCCGCGTCGACCAGCGCGGCGAGGACCTCGCCAGCGGTGCGGCGGGCGTCAACCTCGTCGGGTACATCACCGTGTCCTCGCGCTCGCCGGAGGCGCTCGCGCGTGACAAGCGGACGATAAGAGCCTCGGCCGGCAAGAGCTATCTGAAGCTGGAGTGGTGCGACCGCGAGCACCACCGGGCCTTCGTCAACACGCTGCCGTTCGCGACCGGCATCCGACGATAG
- a CDS encoding serine/threonine-protein kinase produces MLVADRYRLGELLGRGGMGEVWQARDEVLGRQVAVKLLLDGDGDESAAGRFRLEAQTAARLNHPQVVAVYDFGAWDGRFYLVMELVRGPSLAQELSSRGPLDPARVATIAAQAASGLAAAHRQGVVHRDVKPGNLMLDADGTLKIGDFGIARFVDETSANLTRVGQIVGTSTYLAPERALGRPAGPASDVYALGCVLYQLLAGRPPFWADSPTALLYLHVDAEPVPPRTHRADLPPAFETYLLRMLAKQPEARPSAEEVADWFAGASWREAPRPPVPGPLSSAVPPPSTSPSPARVPMPPSAAPWPPGPATPPGFAPAPPGFAPAPGPGPSSTASFPVAPPGPVPPPPSRRKGGGGRTGARRPKVLLSVAAGAVAFVAATLFGASVFGAGGTGTGGGSPEAQPSESAVDRGGDLPAPGPDPESHRVVPAEASGAPESPRASRSPKSKPKSRPKGEKSKDASKEAERSKDGDKRDGDKKDGDRKDPDKGEKDDRGDRDDD; encoded by the coding sequence GTGCTGGTTGCCGATCGGTACCGGCTGGGGGAGCTTCTCGGCCGCGGCGGCATGGGCGAAGTCTGGCAGGCGCGGGACGAGGTGCTGGGCCGTCAGGTGGCGGTGAAGCTCCTCCTGGACGGCGACGGCGACGAGTCCGCGGCCGGCCGATTCCGGCTGGAGGCCCAGACCGCGGCCCGGCTGAATCACCCTCAGGTGGTCGCGGTCTACGACTTCGGCGCGTGGGACGGGCGCTTCTATCTGGTCATGGAGCTGGTCCGGGGTCCGAGCCTGGCGCAGGAGCTGTCCTCGCGCGGCCCCCTCGACCCGGCCCGCGTCGCCACCATCGCCGCGCAGGCCGCTTCCGGCCTGGCGGCGGCCCACCGGCAGGGTGTGGTGCACCGGGACGTCAAGCCCGGGAACCTGATGCTGGACGCCGACGGCACACTGAAGATCGGCGACTTCGGGATCGCCCGCTTCGTCGACGAGACCTCGGCCAATCTGACCCGGGTGGGCCAGATCGTCGGCACCAGCACCTACCTCGCCCCGGAGCGGGCCCTCGGCCGGCCGGCGGGCCCCGCCTCCGACGTCTACGCCCTGGGGTGCGTGCTCTATCAGCTCCTGGCCGGCCGGCCGCCCTTCTGGGCGGACAGTCCGACCGCGCTGCTCTACCTCCACGTCGACGCGGAGCCGGTGCCTCCGCGTACGCACCGGGCGGACCTGCCGCCCGCCTTCGAGACCTATCTGCTGCGGATGCTGGCCAAGCAGCCGGAGGCGCGGCCCTCGGCGGAGGAGGTCGCGGACTGGTTCGCGGGAGCCTCCTGGCGGGAAGCGCCGCGGCCGCCCGTGCCGGGCCCGCTGTCCTCGGCGGTGCCCCCGCCCTCGACGTCGCCCTCCCCTGCGCGGGTGCCCATGCCGCCCTCCGCGGCCCCGTGGCCGCCCGGCCCCGCGACGCCCCCCGGCTTCGCCCCGGCGCCCCCCGGCTTCGCCCCGGCGCCGGGCCCCGGTCCGTCGTCCACCGCTTCGTTCCCGGTGGCACCTCCCGGCCCCGTGCCCCCGCCTCCCTCGCGCCGTAAGGGCGGCGGCGGTCGTACGGGCGCGCGGCGTCCGAAGGTGCTGTTGAGCGTGGCCGCCGGTGCGGTGGCGTTCGTCGCGGCGACGCTGTTCGGCGCGTCGGTGTTCGGTGCCGGTGGCACCGGCACCGGGGGCGGGAGCCCCGAGGCGCAGCCGTCGGAGTCGGCCGTGGACCGTGGTGGGGACCTTCCCGCGCCCGGTCCCGACCCGGAGTCCCATCGGGTGGTGCCGGCGGAGGCGTCGGGGGCACCGGAGTCGCCCCGGGCGTCGCGTTCGCCGAAGTCGAAGCCGAAGTCCAGGCCGAAGGGGGAGAAGTCCAAGGACGCGTCCAAGGAGGCGGAGCGGTCCAAGGACGGGGACAAGAGGGACGGGGACAAAAAGGACGGCGACCGTAAGGACCCGGACAAGGGCGAGAAGGACGACAGGGGTGACAGGGACGACGACTGA
- a CDS encoding phosphatase PAP2 family protein, with protein sequence MAGLAVGYPMSEARGGSNPDTSTLYDINGIAKAAPNWLDRLVEFIGEYGIVLGLGVLMLFAWWSVRKREDAPAAVAALCWAPLAAGIALLVNIPIRGFVKRPRPFLDHSGLEVLVKGKTDYSFVSDHATLTMALGVGLFVAHRKYGLIGIALAFLEGFCRVYMGVHYPTDVIGGLALGTAVALLLAPLAMMLLTPLARRVAGTRAGRLVRSDRAVPPVVAAAGPTGRGLPEQPLHRNNDLAA encoded by the coding sequence ATGGCTGGACTCGCGGTGGGTTATCCCATGTCGGAGGCCAGGGGCGGGTCCAACCCCGACACCAGCACGCTGTACGACATCAACGGCATCGCCAAGGCCGCCCCCAACTGGCTCGACCGCCTCGTCGAGTTCATCGGCGAGTACGGGATCGTCCTCGGACTCGGCGTGCTGATGCTCTTCGCCTGGTGGAGCGTGCGCAAGCGCGAGGACGCTCCGGCGGCCGTCGCCGCGCTGTGCTGGGCGCCGCTCGCCGCCGGGATCGCGCTGCTCGTCAACATCCCGATCCGAGGCTTCGTCAAGCGCCCCCGCCCGTTCCTCGATCACTCCGGCCTCGAGGTCCTGGTCAAGGGCAAGACCGACTACTCCTTCGTCAGCGACCACGCGACGCTGACCATGGCGCTCGGCGTGGGGCTCTTCGTCGCCCACCGCAAGTACGGCCTGATCGGGATCGCCCTCGCGTTCCTGGAGGGCTTCTGCCGGGTCTACATGGGCGTCCACTACCCCACGGACGTCATCGGCGGCCTCGCCCTCGGCACCGCCGTCGCCCTGCTGCTGGCGCCCCTCGCGATGATGCTGCTGACCCCGCTCGCCCGGCGCGTGGCGGGCACCCGCGCGGGCCGGCTCGTACGGTCGGACCGGGCCGTCCCGCCCGTCGTGGCCGCCGCCGGGCCCACCGGCCGGGGTCTCCCCGAGCAGCCGCTGCACCGGAACAACGACCTCGCCGCCTGA
- a CDS encoding DUF47 domain-containing protein, with the protein MRFRLTPRETSFYDMFAASADNIVTGSKLLMELLGADTSARAEIAERMRAAEHAGDDATHAIFHQLNSSFITPFDREDIYTLAGSLDDIMDFMEEAVDLVVLYQIEELPKGVEQQIEVLARAAELTAEAMPNLRTMTNLTEYWIEVNRLENQADQIHRKLLAQLFNGKYDAIEVLKLKQIVDVLEEAADAFEHVANTVETIAVKES; encoded by the coding sequence GTGCGTTTTCGTCTGACCCCCAGGGAGACGAGCTTCTACGACATGTTCGCCGCCTCCGCGGACAACATCGTCACGGGCTCCAAGCTCCTGATGGAACTGCTCGGAGCGGACACGTCCGCCCGAGCCGAGATCGCCGAGCGGATGCGGGCAGCGGAGCACGCGGGGGACGACGCGACGCACGCAATCTTCCACCAGCTGAACTCCTCCTTCATCACGCCGTTCGACCGCGAGGACATCTACACCCTCGCCGGCTCGCTCGACGACATCATGGACTTCATGGAGGAGGCCGTCGACCTGGTCGTGCTGTACCAGATCGAGGAGCTTCCGAAGGGCGTCGAGCAGCAGATCGAGGTCCTCGCCCGGGCCGCCGAGCTGACCGCCGAGGCCATGCCGAACCTCCGGACCATGACCAACCTCACGGAGTACTGGATCGAGGTGAACCGTCTGGAGAACCAGGCGGACCAGATCCACCGCAAGCTCCTCGCCCAGCTCTTCAACGGCAAGTACGACGCCATCGAGGTGCTGAAGCTCAAGCAGATCGTCGACGTGCTGGAGGAGGCCGCCGACGCGTTCGAGCATGTCGCGAACACGGTCGAGACCATCGCGGTCAAGGAGTCCTGA
- a CDS encoding FAD-binding oxidoreductase has protein sequence MDRRHLLAAGTGLAAAGVWAAACGDSTGYASPSGPSGRVPVASGRAVPRTKAVAADWTALGKGLAGGLVRPGDADYATARQLYNTRFDGLRPAAVAYVDNTHDIAECLAFARRHTTRISIRNGGHSYAGWSSGTDRLVIDVSRLRTVRTPPAGTAVVGAGAKLIDVYTALAARGVTIPAGSCPTVGVSGLALGGGHGVTSRAYGLTCDSLTGATVVTADGRTVDCDANRSADLFWALRGAGNGNFGVVTELRFRTHEAADGVAGYVSWPWSRAADVLRVWQEWGPGRPDEIWSSCDLSAAAGGTPRVSVSAYSLGTYGDLANSLDQLVGKVGGASNGVRLRRRTHLEMVRGYAGCGEKTTTQCHLPGGTPGRESAGALKRETYAARSDFYDRPVGAAGNRALTDQMERFSKKGGSGGAAIQLTALGGAVNRVKPLETAFVHRRSRFLAQYLTSWAAGGSGAAQMSWLDGTHAAMRRYASGAAYQNYADPGLKDWRKAYYGDAEGRLTKLKGRYDPNRLFDFPQAL, from the coding sequence ATGGACCGCCGGCACCTCCTGGCCGCCGGTACGGGCCTGGCCGCGGCCGGCGTCTGGGCGGCCGCCTGCGGTGACAGCACGGGCTACGCCTCGCCGTCCGGCCCCTCCGGCCGGGTGCCGGTCGCGAGCGGCAGGGCCGTCCCGCGCACCAAGGCGGTCGCCGCGGACTGGACGGCACTCGGCAAGGGCCTGGCCGGCGGCCTGGTCCGCCCCGGCGACGCGGACTACGCCACGGCCCGCCAGCTCTACAACACCCGCTTCGACGGGCTGCGCCCAGCCGCCGTCGCCTATGTGGACAACACCCACGACATAGCCGAGTGCCTCGCCTTCGCCCGCCGCCACACCACCCGGATATCCATACGTAACGGTGGTCACAGCTATGCCGGTTGGTCGAGCGGTACGGACCGGCTCGTCATCGACGTCTCCCGGCTCAGGACGGTCCGTACGCCGCCCGCAGGCACGGCCGTCGTCGGGGCCGGCGCCAAGCTCATCGACGTGTACACCGCCCTCGCCGCGCGCGGTGTGACCATACCGGCGGGCTCCTGCCCGACCGTCGGCGTCTCCGGGCTCGCCCTCGGCGGCGGCCACGGCGTCACCTCCCGCGCGTACGGCCTGACCTGCGACAGCCTCACCGGTGCCACGGTCGTCACGGCGGACGGCAGGACCGTCGACTGCGACGCGAACCGTTCCGCCGATCTCTTCTGGGCCCTGCGCGGCGCGGGCAACGGCAACTTCGGCGTCGTGACCGAACTCCGCTTCCGCACCCACGAGGCCGCGGACGGCGTCGCCGGATACGTCTCCTGGCCCTGGTCCCGGGCGGCCGACGTGCTGCGCGTCTGGCAGGAGTGGGGGCCGGGCCGCCCGGACGAGATCTGGTCGTCCTGCGACCTGTCGGCCGCCGCCGGCGGCACGCCGCGCGTGTCCGTCTCGGCGTACTCGCTCGGCACGTACGGCGACCTGGCGAACAGCCTCGACCAGCTCGTCGGCAAGGTGGGCGGCGCCTCGAACGGGGTGCGGCTGCGCCGCCGGACCCACCTGGAGATGGTCCGCGGCTACGCGGGATGCGGCGAGAAGACCACCACCCAATGCCATCTGCCGGGCGGTACGCCCGGCCGCGAGTCCGCGGGCGCCCTGAAGCGGGAGACCTACGCGGCACGCTCCGACTTCTACGACCGTCCGGTGGGCGCGGCGGGGAACCGCGCTCTGACCGACCAGATGGAACGTTTCAGCAAGAAAGGCGGCAGCGGTGGCGCCGCGATCCAGCTGACGGCGCTGGGCGGCGCGGTCAACCGCGTCAAGCCCCTGGAGACCGCCTTCGTGCACCGCCGCTCCCGCTTCCTCGCCCAGTACCTGACGTCCTGGGCGGCGGGCGGCTCCGGGGCGGCGCAGATGTCCTGGCTGGACGGCACGCACGCGGCGATGCGCCGCTACGCGTCGGGCGCGGCGTACCAGAACTACGCCGACCCCGGCCTGAAGGACTGGCGGAAGGCTTACTACGGGGACGCCGAGGGCCGTCTGACGAAGCTGAAGGGGCGGTACGACCCGAACCGCCTCTTCGACTTCCCGCAGGCTCTGTGA
- a CDS encoding DUF397 domain-containing protein has protein sequence MNVNELEWIPAKDGDETEYLEIAFGGDGNVYIRENHKPEKVVVTTETKWDAFVLGVKAGEFDHFVEGID, from the coding sequence ATGAACGTGAACGAGCTCGAATGGATTCCGGCGAAGGACGGCGACGAGACGGAGTACCTGGAGATCGCCTTCGGCGGGGACGGCAACGTCTACATCCGTGAGAACCACAAGCCGGAGAAGGTCGTGGTGACGACCGAGACGAAGTGGGACGCGTTCGTACTGGGCGTGAAAGCGGGCGAGTTCGACCACTTCGTGGAGGGAATCGACTAG
- a CDS encoding inorganic phosphate transporter, which translates to MDTFALVVTIAVALGFTYTNGFHDSANAIATSVSTRALTPRAALAMAAVMNLAGAFLGSGVAKTVSKGLIETPVGDKGMGILFAALIGAIAWNMITWYFGLPSSSSHALFGGMVGAALAGGTTVIWSGVVEKVVIPMFLSPFVGLIIGYLVMVVIMWMFRKANPHKAKRGFRIAQTVSAAGMALGHGLQDAQKTMGIVVMALVIGDVQSMDDAIPLWVKLSCAITLSLGTYAGGWRIMRTLGRRIIELDPPQGFAAETTAASVMYTASFMFHAPISTTHVITSAIMGVGSTKGSRAVRWGVAKNIVMGWFITMPAAAVVAAFSYWIVNLAFG; encoded by the coding sequence GTGGACACGTTTGCGCTTGTCGTGACCATCGCGGTCGCGCTCGGATTCACATATACGAACGGTTTCCACGATTCCGCGAACGCCATCGCGACCTCGGTCTCCACGCGGGCGCTGACCCCGCGCGCGGCCCTCGCGATGGCGGCGGTGATGAACCTCGCGGGTGCCTTCCTCGGCAGCGGGGTCGCCAAGACCGTCAGCAAGGGCCTGATCGAGACGCCGGTGGGCGACAAGGGGATGGGCATCCTCTTCGCCGCGCTGATCGGCGCGATCGCCTGGAACATGATCACCTGGTACTTCGGCCTTCCGTCGTCCTCCTCGCACGCCCTGTTCGGCGGCATGGTGGGCGCGGCGCTCGCGGGCGGTACGACCGTCATCTGGTCGGGCGTCGTCGAGAAGGTCGTCATCCCGATGTTCCTCTCGCCGTTCGTCGGCCTGATCATCGGCTATCTGGTGATGGTCGTGATCATGTGGATGTTCCGGAAGGCCAACCCGCACAAGGCGAAGCGCGGCTTCCGGATCGCCCAGACCGTCTCCGCGGCGGGCATGGCGCTCGGCCACGGTCTCCAGGACGCGCAGAAGACCATGGGCATCGTGGTGATGGCCCTGGTCATCGGTGATGTGCAGTCCATGGACGACGCGATCCCGCTCTGGGTCAAGCTGTCCTGCGCGATCACGCTCTCGCTCGGTACGTACGCGGGTGGCTGGCGGATCATGCGGACGCTCGGCCGCCGGATCATCGAGCTGGACCCGCCGCAGGGCTTCGCGGCCGAGACGACCGCCGCCTCGGTGATGTACACGGCGTCGTTCATGTTCCACGCGCCGATCTCGACCACGCACGTCATCACGTCCGCGATCATGGGCGTGGGCTCCACGAAGGGTTCGCGCGCCGTCCGCTGGGGCGTCGCCAAGAACATCGTGATGGGCTGGTTCATCACCATGCCGGCCGCGGCCGTCGTCGCCGCGTTCAGCTATTGGATCGTGAATCTCGCGTTCGGCTAG
- a CDS encoding metal-sensitive transcriptional regulator, with amino-acid sequence MTTEADVSGGTTEPAAPSCHGAAPAPAGAATAPAHGPHGYSAQKDQHLKRLRRIEGQIRGLQRMVEEDVYCIDILTQVSASTKALQSFALQLLEQHLRHCVADAALKGGAEIDAKVAEATAAIARLLRT; translated from the coding sequence ATGACGACGGAAGCCGACGTGAGCGGCGGCACCACCGAGCCGGCCGCGCCGTCCTGCCACGGCGCCGCACCGGCCCCGGCAGGCGCCGCCACCGCGCCCGCGCACGGCCCGCACGGCTACAGCGCCCAGAAGGACCAGCACCTCAAGCGCCTGCGCCGGATCGAGGGCCAGATCCGCGGCCTCCAGCGCATGGTCGAGGAAGACGTCTACTGCATCGACATACTCACCCAGGTCTCGGCGAGCACGAAGGCCCTCCAGTCCTTCGCCCTCCAGCTCCTGGAGCAGCACCTACGGCACTGCGTGGCGGACGCGGCCCTCAAGGGCGGCGCCGAGATCGACGCGAAGGTCGCGGAGGCGACGGCGGCGATCGCGAGGCTGCTGCGGACGTGA